CCCGCCGGGGCATCGTTTCGGCATCTACTTCGCGGGCTGGACCGAAGGCTGGCGGTTGGCGGACAAGCAGAAGCAGCAGGCGTTGGCCGGCATCCGGCTCGGCACTGGCGACCACGCGCGCCTCGATGCCCTGATCGCCCGCCAACAGGAGCAAGCCGGAAAACTCGGCGATGCGCTCTTTTCCATCGTGGCGAAATCGACTGCGCCGTTCGTCACCGGCATGGGCTACGAGCATCCGCTGGAGAACGGCTTTGCGTTTTTGAACCCCTATGGCCTGCCCTATCTGCCGGGCGCCTCGATCAAGGGGGTACTGCGCGATGCCGCCCGTGATGTGGGCATCGAGGATGCCGTGGCCGACAGGCTGTTTGGCAGCAGCAATGCCGAGGATGATGCCCGTCGCGGGGCGCTCAACTTCTGGGACGCCTTTCCGCAAGGAAAGCTGATGGTGGAGATCATGACGCCACACCATTCGGGCTACCTGCAGAATGGCGGCACGCCGCACGATTCGGAGAAACCCAATCCGATCCCGTTCCTCGCCGTAGCACCCGGCGCGCGGTTCCATTTCTTTGTCCAGCAAATCGGCGATGTCGGCGACTGCGACTGGCGGGAGGTGCTCGCACAGTGCTTCCAGCACGCCTTCGACTGGCTCGGCTTCGGTGCCAAGACCGCGGTCGGCTACGGTGCGATGAGCGAGGATCCGGCGGAGGTCGAACGGCGCAAACGCGCGGAGGCGGCGCGCAAGCGGGCCGAGGAGAAGGCCCGCCGCCAAGCGGAGGAGGAGCGCAAGGCACGCGAGGCCGAAGCGCGCAGGCAGGCCGAACTGGCGGCGATGCCGGCGCACCAGCGGGCGCTCGAACTGGCAAAAGAGGAACTTGAACGGCTGATTCCATGCATGCGATCAGGCGGCGACTACGGTCCGCTTCGCCATGTGGTGAAGGAGTTGATCGCCAACGCCCAGGGTTGGGATGCGACGGCGCGGCGCGAGGTCGCCGACTGGCTGGAGCAATCGCTCACCGCGCTGAAGAACGGCTGGCGTCATCCCGATCTGAACGCGAAAAAACGCAAGCAATGGGAGAAGAAACAGCGCGACGCGCTGGAGAAGCTTCGCCATGACTGACCTCCTCATCTCCTTCCTCGGCAAGCAGCGGCGGGCGGAGGGAGGCTACCGGCTTGCCCGCTACCGTTTCGACGACGGCGATCTGGTCGAGACCCGCTACTTCGCTCAGGCGCTCAGGCGCAAACTCAATCCCGACCGGGTGTTGCTGCTCGGCACTTCCGGCAGCATGTGGGATGTGCTGATCGAGGATTGCGATGCCGGCCTGATCGACGACGATACCCGGCTCGCACTGATCGACGCGGTGGATCGGGAGGCGGTCGATCAGCCGCTGCTCGATGCGGTGGCGCGTGCGGTCGCCTCCAGCTGGGGGTGCGAGGTGCGGCTGGGGTTGATCCCCTACGGCCGCGACGAGGGCGAGCAGATGGCCATCCTGCGCGCCATGGCCGATGGGGCGCAGGGCGCGGAGCATGTCCACCTCGATGTGACCCACGGCTTTCGCTCGTTGCCGATGCTCGCCCTGATGGCCGCCTTCTATCTGCAGGTGGCGCGCGGACTGGAGATCGCCGGCA
This genomic stretch from Zetaproteobacteria bacterium harbors:
- the cmr6 gene encoding type III-B CRISPR module RAMP protein Cmr6, whose translation is MRAAVPSYMRDLEQAPPGHRFGIYFAGWTEGWRLADKQKQQALAGIRLGTGDHARLDALIARQQEQAGKLGDALFSIVAKSTAPFVTGMGYEHPLENGFAFLNPYGLPYLPGASIKGVLRDAARDVGIEDAVADRLFGSSNAEDDARRGALNFWDAFPQGKLMVEIMTPHHSGYLQNGGTPHDSEKPNPIPFLAVAPGARFHFFVQQIGDVGDCDWREVLAQCFQHAFDWLGFGAKTAVGYGAMSEDPAEVERRKRAEAARKRAEEKARRQAEEERKAREAEARRQAELAAMPAHQRALELAKEELERLIPCMRSGGDYGPLRHVVKELIANAQGWDATARREVADWLEQSLTALKNGWRHPDLNAKKRKQWEKKQRDALEKLRHD